Proteins from a single region of Undibacterium sp. KW1:
- a CDS encoding RidA family protein: protein MHIPHNIGIVSQIGKYTDAQEVSGHARWLFTSGTPGLDEDGNLPDDIIGQADLAWRNIVRMLESSKMTMADIVKVTHYLTRESDIAEYVKVRSHYLGDARPTSMLMITPALVKPGFLLEIEIIAAQY from the coding sequence ATGCATATTCCCCACAATATCGGCATCGTCAGCCAGATCGGCAAATACACCGATGCGCAAGAAGTGTCTGGTCATGCCCGGTGGTTATTTACCTCGGGCACACCAGGCCTGGATGAGGACGGCAATTTGCCAGACGACATTATCGGCCAGGCCGATCTTGCCTGGCGCAATATTGTCCGCATGCTGGAAAGCAGCAAGATGACAATGGCGGATATCGTCAAAGTGACTCACTATCTGACCAGAGAATCCGACATCGCGGAGTACGTCAAGGTACGCAGTCATTATCTTGGAGATGCGCGCCCGACATCCATGCTGATGATCACACCAGCCTTGGTCAAGCCAGGTTTTTTGCTGGAGATAGAAATCATCGCAGCACAATATTGA
- the sodC gene encoding superoxide dismutase family protein, with amino-acid sequence MKTKLFFCLLSALPMIAAADVTVNMNQVSEAGVGTKLGQVVVSESKYGLVFTPALTGLTPGLHGFHVHQNADCSAKEKDGKLVAALGAGGHYDPENSNRHGTPWGDGHAGDLPPLYVDASGNANQPVLAPRLKLADLKGRSLMIHIGGDNHSDHPAVLGGGGARVVCGAS; translated from the coding sequence ATGAAAACCAAATTATTTTTTTGCTTGTTAAGCGCCTTACCAATGATCGCAGCGGCCGATGTCACTGTGAACATGAACCAGGTCAGTGAAGCTGGTGTTGGCACCAAACTGGGTCAGGTTGTTGTGTCTGAAAGCAAATACGGCCTGGTGTTTACGCCTGCCTTGACAGGACTGACACCTGGCTTGCATGGCTTTCATGTACACCAGAATGCAGATTGCAGTGCCAAGGAAAAAGATGGCAAGCTGGTTGCTGCCCTGGGTGCAGGTGGCCACTATGATCCAGAAAACAGCAATCGCCATGGCACACCCTGGGGTGATGGCCATGCGGGCGATTTGCCCCCTTTGTATGTCGATGCAAGTGGCAATGCCAATCAGCCTGTACTGGCACCACGTTTGAAGTTGGCTGACCTCAAAGGTCGCTCACTGATGATACATATAGGTGGCGACAACCACTCTGATCATCCTGCAGTATTGGGTGGCGGTGGTGCGCGCGTAGTGTGCGGCGCATCCTGA
- a CDS encoding helix-turn-helix transcriptional regulator encodes MDDAHNISDATPHIIPRIAAMLWTLIDGTTRPASELAFAANVSAQSASAHLARLVEGGLLTSQAHGRHRYFRIASAEAASLIESMAVLGAATHTKASRQPLQPALVRTMPNPFLHARTCYDHLAGELAVQLLDAMLKAKWLEADGKDFKPSALGIQKLIALGITNPEQTKSRRIYARCCIDLTQRRPHLAGVLGAELLNLFVREAWILRTPHSRRGAA; translated from the coding sequence ATGGACGACGCGCACAATATTTCCGACGCTACACCTCACATCATTCCCCGCATTGCGGCCATGCTGTGGACACTGATTGATGGCACGACTCGCCCGGCAAGTGAACTGGCCTTTGCGGCAAATGTATCAGCGCAGTCAGCCAGCGCCCATCTGGCAAGGCTGGTAGAGGGTGGCTTGTTAACCTCGCAGGCACATGGACGGCATCGCTATTTTCGTATTGCCAGTGCTGAGGCTGCGAGTCTCATAGAATCCATGGCCGTTCTTGGTGCAGCAACTCACACTAAAGCATCACGCCAGCCACTTCAGCCTGCCTTGGTACGTACCATGCCAAATCCGTTTTTACATGCAAGGACTTGTTATGACCATCTGGCGGGTGAGCTGGCCGTGCAATTGCTGGATGCCATGCTCAAAGCGAAGTGGCTCGAAGCAGATGGCAAGGATTTCAAGCCAAGCGCACTGGGTATTCAAAAGCTCATCGCCCTGGGGATTACAAACCCTGAGCAGACGAAGAGTCGCCGCATATATGCCCGCTGCTGCATAGACCTGACGCAGCGCCGCCCGCATCTGGCGGGTGTACTGGGCGCCGAGTTGTTGAACTTGTTTGTCAGGGAAGCCTGGATACTGCGCACACCGCATTCGCGGAGGGGGGCAGCGTGA